In the Campylobacter showae genome, one interval contains:
- a CDS encoding type II toxin-antitoxin system RelE/ParE family toxin: protein MWEITFLDDRVAEEFKALPPKISANMTHIFKLLRLYGNQVGEPQTKSLGDGLFEIRAKGAEGIGRGIFCYMTGRRIYILHVFVKKGDRIPQKELDIAKNRLKELKNA from the coding sequence TTGTGGGAAATTACATTTTTAGATGACCGAGTAGCTGAAGAATTTAAAGCCCTACCTCCTAAAATTTCCGCTAACATGACCCATATATTTAAGCTCTTACGTCTTTACGGCAATCAAGTCGGTGAGCCGCAAACTAAAAGCCTAGGCGACGGGCTTTTTGAGATAAGGGCTAAGGGCGCGGAGGGTATAGGCAGAGGAATATTTTGCTATATGACCGGTAGGCGCATTTATATATTGCACGTGTTTGTAAAGAAAGGTGACAGGATACCTCAAAAAGAGCTAGATATCGCCAAAAATAGATTAAAGGAGTTAAAAAATGCCTGA
- a CDS encoding helix-turn-helix transcriptional regulator produces MQINPCEKKFITPVEFEALFSIGIDAQSIWRSKGILPYIKLGGRKVLYDREKIEKWIAKHEVGTDQSSCVLDTELI; encoded by the coding sequence ATGCAAATAAATCCTTGTGAAAAAAAGTTTATAACGCCAGTAGAATTTGAAGCCCTTTTTAGCATTGGCATTGACGCTCAATCCATTTGGAGATCAAAAGGCATATTGCCATACATAAAGCTCGGCGGCAGAAAAGTTCTTTATGATCGAGAAAAGATAGAAAAATGGATTGCAAAACACGAAGTAGGCACAGATCAAAGCTCATGCGTTTTAGATACCGAGCTCATTTAA